A single genomic interval of Theropithecus gelada isolate Dixy chromosome 16, Tgel_1.0, whole genome shotgun sequence harbors:
- the SPHK1 gene encoding sphingosine kinase 1 isoform X2, whose amino-acid sequence MSAQVLGFLRSWAPLPLAAPRDPAAAGNDAGAPTATAPDGEGEPHSRPCDARLGSTDKELKAEAAATGSAPTAPGTPRQREPRVEVMDPAGGPRGVLPRSCRVLVLLNPRGGKGKALQLFRSHVQPLLAEAEISFTLMLTERRNHARELVRSEELGRWDALVVMSGDGLMHEVVNGLMERPDWETAIQKPLCSLPAGSGNALAASLNHYAGYEQVTNEDLLTNCTRLLCRRLLSPMNLLSLHTASGLRLFSVLSLAWGFIADVDLESEKYRRLGEMRFTLGTFLRLAALRTYRGRLAYLPVGRAGSKTPTSPVVVQQGPVDAHLVPLEEPVPSHWTVVPDQDFVLVLALLHSHLGSEMFAAPMGRCAAGVMHLFYVRAGVSRAMLLRLFLAMEKGRHMEYECPYLVYMPVVAFRLEPEDGRGVFTVDGELMVSEAVQGQVHPNYFWMVSDCVEPLPSWKPQQTPPPEEPL is encoded by the exons ATGTCCGCTCAAGTTCTGGGATTTTTACGCAGCTGGGCTCCCCTCCCCCTGGCAGCCCCGAGGG ATCCAGCCGCCGCAGGGAATGACGCCGGTGCTCCTACAGCCACGGCTCCGGACGGGGAGGGCGAGCCCCACAGCCGGCCCTGCGACGCCCGCCTGGGCAGCACCGATAAGGAGCTGAAGGCAGAAGCCGCCGCCACGGGCAGTGCCCCGACAGCGCCAGGGACCCCCCGGCAGAGGGAGCCACGGGTCGAGGTTATGGATCCAG CGGGCGGCCCCCGGGGCGTGCTCCCGCGGTCCTGCCGCGTGCTGGTGCTGCTGAACCCGCGTGGCGGCAAGGGCAAGGCCCTGCAGCTCTTCCGGAGTCACGTGCAGCCCCTTTTGGCTGAGGCTGAAATCTCTTTCACGCTGATGCTCACTG AGCGGCGGAACCATGCGCGGGAGCTGGTGCGGTCGGAGGAGCTGGGCCGCTGGGACGCTCTGGTGGTCATGTCTGGAGACGGACTGATGCACGAG GTGGTGAACGGGCTCATGGAGCGGCCTGACTGGGAGACCGCCATCCAGAAGCCCCTGTGTAGCCTCCCAGCAGGCTCTGGCAACGCGCTGGCAGCTTCCTTGAACCATTATGCTGG CTATGAGCAGGTCACCAATGAAGACCTCCTGACCAACTGCACGCGGTTGCTGTGCCGCCGGCTACTGTCGCCCATGAACTTGCTGTCTCTGCACACGGCTTCGGGGCTGCGCCTCTTCTCTGTGCTAAGCCTGGCCTGGGGCTTCATTGCTGATGTGGACCTAGAGAGTGAGAAGTATCGGCGCCTGGGGGAGATGCGCTTCACTCTGGGCACCTTCCTGCGTCTGGCAGCCCTGCGCACTTACCGTGGCCGACTGGCCTACCTCCCTGTAGGAAGAGCCGGCTCTAAGACACCTACTTCCCCCGTTGTGGTCCAGCAGGGCCCCGTAGATGCACACCTTGTGCCATTGGAGGAGCCAGTGCCCTCTCACTGGACAGTGGTGCCCGACCAGGACTTCGTGCTGGTGCTAGCGCTGCTGCACTCACACCTGGGCAGCGAGATGTTTGCGGCACCCATGGGCCGCTGTGCAGCTGGTGTCATGCATCTGTTCTATGTGCGGGCGGGAGTGTCTCGGGCCATGCTGCTGCGCCTCTTCCTGGCCATGGAGAAGGGCAGGCATATGGAATATGAATGCCCTTACTTGGTATACATGCCTGTGGTCGCCTTCCGCTTAGAGCCCGAGGATGGGAGAGGTGTGTTTACAGTGGATGGGGAATTGATGGTTAGCGAGGCTGTGCAGGGCCAGGTGCACCCAAACTACTTCTGGATGGTCAGTGATTGCGTGGAGCCCCTGCCCAGCTGGAAGCCCCAGCAGACGCCACCTCCAGAAGAGCCCTTATGA
- the SPHK1 gene encoding sphingosine kinase 1 isoform X1, which yields MRERATPRAWSRDLVGPSPPLGAAAADSASAVLSPSDPAAAGNDAGAPTATAPDGEGEPHSRPCDARLGSTDKELKAEAAATGSAPTAPGTPRQREPRVEVMDPAGGPRGVLPRSCRVLVLLNPRGGKGKALQLFRSHVQPLLAEAEISFTLMLTERRNHARELVRSEELGRWDALVVMSGDGLMHEVVNGLMERPDWETAIQKPLCSLPAGSGNALAASLNHYAGYEQVTNEDLLTNCTRLLCRRLLSPMNLLSLHTASGLRLFSVLSLAWGFIADVDLESEKYRRLGEMRFTLGTFLRLAALRTYRGRLAYLPVGRAGSKTPTSPVVVQQGPVDAHLVPLEEPVPSHWTVVPDQDFVLVLALLHSHLGSEMFAAPMGRCAAGVMHLFYVRAGVSRAMLLRLFLAMEKGRHMEYECPYLVYMPVVAFRLEPEDGRGVFTVDGELMVSEAVQGQVHPNYFWMVSDCVEPLPSWKPQQTPPPEEPL from the exons ATGCGGGAGCGCGCAACTCCCCGCGCGTGGTCCCGGGATTTAGTCGGGCCCTCCCCGCCTTTGGGAGCTGCGGCTGCGGACTCCGCCAGCGCTGTCCTCTCTCCCTCAGATCCAGCCGCCGCAGGGAATGACGCCGGTGCTCCTACAGCCACGGCTCCGGACGGGGAGGGCGAGCCCCACAGCCGGCCCTGCGACGCCCGCCTGGGCAGCACCGATAAGGAGCTGAAGGCAGAAGCCGCCGCCACGGGCAGTGCCCCGACAGCGCCAGGGACCCCCCGGCAGAGGGAGCCACGGGTCGAGGTTATGGATCCAG CGGGCGGCCCCCGGGGCGTGCTCCCGCGGTCCTGCCGCGTGCTGGTGCTGCTGAACCCGCGTGGCGGCAAGGGCAAGGCCCTGCAGCTCTTCCGGAGTCACGTGCAGCCCCTTTTGGCTGAGGCTGAAATCTCTTTCACGCTGATGCTCACTG AGCGGCGGAACCATGCGCGGGAGCTGGTGCGGTCGGAGGAGCTGGGCCGCTGGGACGCTCTGGTGGTCATGTCTGGAGACGGACTGATGCACGAG GTGGTGAACGGGCTCATGGAGCGGCCTGACTGGGAGACCGCCATCCAGAAGCCCCTGTGTAGCCTCCCAGCAGGCTCTGGCAACGCGCTGGCAGCTTCCTTGAACCATTATGCTGG CTATGAGCAGGTCACCAATGAAGACCTCCTGACCAACTGCACGCGGTTGCTGTGCCGCCGGCTACTGTCGCCCATGAACTTGCTGTCTCTGCACACGGCTTCGGGGCTGCGCCTCTTCTCTGTGCTAAGCCTGGCCTGGGGCTTCATTGCTGATGTGGACCTAGAGAGTGAGAAGTATCGGCGCCTGGGGGAGATGCGCTTCACTCTGGGCACCTTCCTGCGTCTGGCAGCCCTGCGCACTTACCGTGGCCGACTGGCCTACCTCCCTGTAGGAAGAGCCGGCTCTAAGACACCTACTTCCCCCGTTGTGGTCCAGCAGGGCCCCGTAGATGCACACCTTGTGCCATTGGAGGAGCCAGTGCCCTCTCACTGGACAGTGGTGCCCGACCAGGACTTCGTGCTGGTGCTAGCGCTGCTGCACTCACACCTGGGCAGCGAGATGTTTGCGGCACCCATGGGCCGCTGTGCAGCTGGTGTCATGCATCTGTTCTATGTGCGGGCGGGAGTGTCTCGGGCCATGCTGCTGCGCCTCTTCCTGGCCATGGAGAAGGGCAGGCATATGGAATATGAATGCCCTTACTTGGTATACATGCCTGTGGTCGCCTTCCGCTTAGAGCCCGAGGATGGGAGAGGTGTGTTTACAGTGGATGGGGAATTGATGGTTAGCGAGGCTGTGCAGGGCCAGGTGCACCCAAACTACTTCTGGATGGTCAGTGATTGCGTGGAGCCCCTGCCCAGCTGGAAGCCCCAGCAGACGCCACCTCCAGAAGAGCCCTTATGA
- the SPHK1 gene encoding sphingosine kinase 1 isoform X4, with product MDPAGGPRGVLPRSCRVLVLLNPRGGKGKALQLFRSHVQPLLAEAEISFTLMLTERRNHARELVRSEELGRWDALVVMSGDGLMHEVVNGLMERPDWETAIQKPLCSLPAGSGNALAASLNHYAGYEQVTNEDLLTNCTRLLCRRLLSPMNLLSLHTASGLRLFSVLSLAWGFIADVDLESEKYRRLGEMRFTLGTFLRLAALRTYRGRLAYLPVGRAGSKTPTSPVVVQQGPVDAHLVPLEEPVPSHWTVVPDQDFVLVLALLHSHLGSEMFAAPMGRCAAGVMHLFYVRAGVSRAMLLRLFLAMEKGRHMEYECPYLVYMPVVAFRLEPEDGRGVFTVDGELMVSEAVQGQVHPNYFWMVSDCVEPLPSWKPQQTPPPEEPL from the exons ATGGATCCAG CGGGCGGCCCCCGGGGCGTGCTCCCGCGGTCCTGCCGCGTGCTGGTGCTGCTGAACCCGCGTGGCGGCAAGGGCAAGGCCCTGCAGCTCTTCCGGAGTCACGTGCAGCCCCTTTTGGCTGAGGCTGAAATCTCTTTCACGCTGATGCTCACTG AGCGGCGGAACCATGCGCGGGAGCTGGTGCGGTCGGAGGAGCTGGGCCGCTGGGACGCTCTGGTGGTCATGTCTGGAGACGGACTGATGCACGAG GTGGTGAACGGGCTCATGGAGCGGCCTGACTGGGAGACCGCCATCCAGAAGCCCCTGTGTAGCCTCCCAGCAGGCTCTGGCAACGCGCTGGCAGCTTCCTTGAACCATTATGCTGG CTATGAGCAGGTCACCAATGAAGACCTCCTGACCAACTGCACGCGGTTGCTGTGCCGCCGGCTACTGTCGCCCATGAACTTGCTGTCTCTGCACACGGCTTCGGGGCTGCGCCTCTTCTCTGTGCTAAGCCTGGCCTGGGGCTTCATTGCTGATGTGGACCTAGAGAGTGAGAAGTATCGGCGCCTGGGGGAGATGCGCTTCACTCTGGGCACCTTCCTGCGTCTGGCAGCCCTGCGCACTTACCGTGGCCGACTGGCCTACCTCCCTGTAGGAAGAGCCGGCTCTAAGACACCTACTTCCCCCGTTGTGGTCCAGCAGGGCCCCGTAGATGCACACCTTGTGCCATTGGAGGAGCCAGTGCCCTCTCACTGGACAGTGGTGCCCGACCAGGACTTCGTGCTGGTGCTAGCGCTGCTGCACTCACACCTGGGCAGCGAGATGTTTGCGGCACCCATGGGCCGCTGTGCAGCTGGTGTCATGCATCTGTTCTATGTGCGGGCGGGAGTGTCTCGGGCCATGCTGCTGCGCCTCTTCCTGGCCATGGAGAAGGGCAGGCATATGGAATATGAATGCCCTTACTTGGTATACATGCCTGTGGTCGCCTTCCGCTTAGAGCCCGAGGATGGGAGAGGTGTGTTTACAGTGGATGGGGAATTGATGGTTAGCGAGGCTGTGCAGGGCCAGGTGCACCCAAACTACTTCTGGATGGTCAGTGATTGCGTGGAGCCCCTGCCCAGCTGGAAGCCCCAGCAGACGCCACCTCCAGAAGAGCCCTTATGA
- the SPHK1 gene encoding sphingosine kinase 1 isoform X3 — protein sequence MDPVVGCERGLFGFVFSAGGPRGVLPRSCRVLVLLNPRGGKGKALQLFRSHVQPLLAEAEISFTLMLTERRNHARELVRSEELGRWDALVVMSGDGLMHEVVNGLMERPDWETAIQKPLCSLPAGSGNALAASLNHYAGYEQVTNEDLLTNCTRLLCRRLLSPMNLLSLHTASGLRLFSVLSLAWGFIADVDLESEKYRRLGEMRFTLGTFLRLAALRTYRGRLAYLPVGRAGSKTPTSPVVVQQGPVDAHLVPLEEPVPSHWTVVPDQDFVLVLALLHSHLGSEMFAAPMGRCAAGVMHLFYVRAGVSRAMLLRLFLAMEKGRHMEYECPYLVYMPVVAFRLEPEDGRGVFTVDGELMVSEAVQGQVHPNYFWMVSDCVEPLPSWKPQQTPPPEEPL from the exons ATGGATCCAG TGGTCGGTTGCGAACGCGGCCTCTTCGGGTTTGTTTTCTCAGCGGGCGGCCCCCGGGGCGTGCTCCCGCGGTCCTGCCGCGTGCTGGTGCTGCTGAACCCGCGTGGCGGCAAGGGCAAGGCCCTGCAGCTCTTCCGGAGTCACGTGCAGCCCCTTTTGGCTGAGGCTGAAATCTCTTTCACGCTGATGCTCACTG AGCGGCGGAACCATGCGCGGGAGCTGGTGCGGTCGGAGGAGCTGGGCCGCTGGGACGCTCTGGTGGTCATGTCTGGAGACGGACTGATGCACGAG GTGGTGAACGGGCTCATGGAGCGGCCTGACTGGGAGACCGCCATCCAGAAGCCCCTGTGTAGCCTCCCAGCAGGCTCTGGCAACGCGCTGGCAGCTTCCTTGAACCATTATGCTGG CTATGAGCAGGTCACCAATGAAGACCTCCTGACCAACTGCACGCGGTTGCTGTGCCGCCGGCTACTGTCGCCCATGAACTTGCTGTCTCTGCACACGGCTTCGGGGCTGCGCCTCTTCTCTGTGCTAAGCCTGGCCTGGGGCTTCATTGCTGATGTGGACCTAGAGAGTGAGAAGTATCGGCGCCTGGGGGAGATGCGCTTCACTCTGGGCACCTTCCTGCGTCTGGCAGCCCTGCGCACTTACCGTGGCCGACTGGCCTACCTCCCTGTAGGAAGAGCCGGCTCTAAGACACCTACTTCCCCCGTTGTGGTCCAGCAGGGCCCCGTAGATGCACACCTTGTGCCATTGGAGGAGCCAGTGCCCTCTCACTGGACAGTGGTGCCCGACCAGGACTTCGTGCTGGTGCTAGCGCTGCTGCACTCACACCTGGGCAGCGAGATGTTTGCGGCACCCATGGGCCGCTGTGCAGCTGGTGTCATGCATCTGTTCTATGTGCGGGCGGGAGTGTCTCGGGCCATGCTGCTGCGCCTCTTCCTGGCCATGGAGAAGGGCAGGCATATGGAATATGAATGCCCTTACTTGGTATACATGCCTGTGGTCGCCTTCCGCTTAGAGCCCGAGGATGGGAGAGGTGTGTTTACAGTGGATGGGGAATTGATGGTTAGCGAGGCTGTGCAGGGCCAGGTGCACCCAAACTACTTCTGGATGGTCAGTGATTGCGTGGAGCCCCTGCCCAGCTGGAAGCCCCAGCAGACGCCACCTCCAGAAGAGCCCTTATGA